From a single Brassica oleracea var. oleracea cultivar TO1000 chromosome C5, BOL, whole genome shotgun sequence genomic region:
- the LOC106294200 gene encoding LOW QUALITY PROTEIN: protein CUP-SHAPED COTYLEDON 1 (The sequence of the model RefSeq protein was modified relative to this genomic sequence to represent the inferred CDS: inserted 2 bases in 1 codon; substituted 1 base at 1 genomic stop codon) codes for MDVFNGWERSRLEDETIMPPGFRFHPTDEELITYFLLKKVLDSNFSCAAISQVDXSKPWELPEKAKMGEKEWYFFTRRDRKYPTGLRTNRATEAGYWKATGKDREIKSSKTNSLLGMKKTLVFYKGRAPKGEKSCWVMHEYRLDGKFSYHYITSSAKDEWVLSKVCLKSSVVSRETKLVSSSSVSVTSISCSSSTGSLIAPVIDAFATEHVSCFSNTSASHVDASFPIYLPAPPQSLPRQPRRIDDVAFGQFMGLGSTGQFNIDAAFLPNLPSLPPTFLHPPPQXYAPYGGAAVSCWPFAL; via the exons ATGGATGTGTTTAATGGTTGGGAGAGATCAAGATTAGAAGATGAAACCATAATGCCACCGGGGTTTAGGTTTCATCCAACTGATGAAGAGCTCATCACTTACTTCCTCCTTAAGAAAGTCCTTGACTCCAACTTCTCCTGTGCCGCCATTTCTCAAGTTGA TTCAAAGCCTTGGGAGCTTCCAG AGAAAGCGAAGATGGGCGAGAAAGAGTGGTACTTCTTCACACGAAGAGATAGGAAGTACCCAACCGGGCTGAGAACGAACAGAGCAACAGAAGCTGGTTACTGGAAGGCAACTGGTAAAGACAGAGAGATCAAAAGCTCAAAGACAAACTCGCTTCTGGGGATGAAGAAAACTCTCGTCTTTTACAAAGGCAGAGCTCCTAAAGGTGAGAAAAGCTGTTGGGTCATGCATGAGTATCGCCTCGACGGAAAGTTCTCATACCATTACATTACTTCCTCTGCTAAG GATGAATGGGTTCTCTCCAAAGTTTGTCTGAAAAGCAGCGTAGTTAGTAGAGAAACGAAGTTGGTCTCTTCTTCTTCCGTTTCCGTCACTAGTATTAGTTGCTCCTCTTCCACCGGATCTTTAATTGCTCCGGTTATTGATGCCTTTGCGACTGAGCACGTGTCCTGCTTCTCCAATACCTCTGCATCGCATGTTGATGCGAGCTTTCCTATATACCTTCCCGCTCCACCACAATCTCTGCCACGTCAACCTCGCCGCATTGATGACGTGGCGTTTGGTCAGTTTATGGGTCTGGGATCGACTGGACAGTTCAACATCGACGCAGCGTTCTTACCGAATCTACCTTCTCTGCCACCGACGTTTCTTCATCCTCCTCCTCAGTAGTACGCCCCGTACGGTGGAGCCGCCGTGAGTTGCTGGCCGTTTGCTCTCTGA
- the LOC106343969 gene encoding E3 SUMO-protein ligase MMS21: MASASSSGGVAGRLRNASLVLVGDNDSTISDIRKAVTLMKNIAVQLEKDNQTEKVKDLENSVAELLDLYGDCAHRSSAIQSVANGYQPGEQLTDFKKLLDDEFTKLKAATPSVPENHHLMRQFREAVWNVHHAGEPMPGEDEEDIVMTSTQCPFLNVKCPVSGKPLTELTDPVRSMDCKHVYDKASIMHYIATNPNAKCPIAGCRGKLKSNKVVCDPMLKFEIEELRTMNKQSNRDEVIEDFTNADDED, from the exons ATGGCGTCGGCGTCCTCTTCAGGCGGAGTCGCCGGAAGGCTTCGAAACGCATCGTTGGTTCTCGTAGGCGATAACGATTCCACAATCTCT GACATACGTAAAGCTGTGACTTTGATGAAGAACATTGCTGTTCAGTTGGAGAAAGATAACCAAACTGAGAAG GTTAAAGACCTTGAAAATTCTGTGGCTGAGCTGTTGGATTTATATGGTGATTGTGCTCATCGTTCCTCAGCTATTCAATCTGTTGCAAATGGGTACCAGCCTGGAGAACAA TTAACTGACTTTAAGAAGTTGCTTGACGATGAGTTCACAAAGCTCAAGGCTGCAACTCCTTCAGTGCCAGAAAATCATCATTTGATGCGCCAGTTCCGGGAAGCAGTTTGG AACGTTCATCATGCAGGTGAACCAATGCCTGGCGAAGACGAAGAAGACATTGTCATGACCAGTACTCAGTGCCCTTTCCTAAACGTGAAATGCCCTGTGAGCGGAAAGCCTCTCACTGAACTAACAGATCCAGTTCGCAG TATGGATTGCAAGCACGTGTACGACAAAGCCTCAATCATGCATTACATAGCCACCAATCCCAATGCGAAATGTCCCATAGCTG GCTGCCGAGGTAAACTGAAGAGTAACAAAGTGGTTTGTGATCCAATGCTCAAGTTTGAAATTGAGGAGCTGCGCACTATGAACAAACAATCTAATAGGGATGAAGTGATTGAAGACTTCACAAATGCAGACGATGAAGATTAG
- the LOC106293619 gene encoding LOW QUALITY PROTEIN: uncharacterized protein LOC106293619 (The sequence of the model RefSeq protein was modified relative to this genomic sequence to represent the inferred CDS: inserted 2 bases in 1 codon) — translation MDPTSNDHQEFEQVEAIDDLLEDFWFFDNLLGRRSTILRYCHSDPYPFSPSSTHPKTEVLXIGDSVSEKKLLEALTVGDSVSPPCTVKEEGGGEPEKMKKMRRQFSEKIRVQERTTYLQKKEPVVRREKGIRESSKKNKTGRSSCNNKSVPMGGSLQRTQTLPTYIGREGDRNEFDDQESDDSRMGYLIREAIASSSSGFTTPTKQNIPKMSSIPRHRPPRNSRSEEAIKEMAVKSQGSKTLRKTLSSIDTKEIMPLKELDITEPEKKVVRDDEKQKRVVKSRSAVVVGQPIPVWVPKDSRRDMKAQIKFWARTVDSNVRQEC, via the exons ATGGATCCTACTTCGAATGATCATCAAGAGTTTGAACAAGTCGAAGCTATTGATGATCTTCTCGAAGATTTCTGGTTCTTTGATAACTTACTTGGTAGAAGATCAACAATCTTGAGGTACTGTCATTCAGATCCTTACCCTTTTTCTCCTTCTTCTACTCATCCCAAAACAGAAGTCTT AATTGGAGATTCCGTTTCGGAGAAGAAGCTTCTAGAAGCTCTCACAGTGGGAGATTCTGTCTCACCACCGTGTACAGTGAAGGAAGAAGGTGGAGGCGAGCCTGAGAAGATGAAAAAGATGAGAAGGCAGTTCTCTGAGAAGATTAGGGTTCAAGAAAGAACGACTTACTTGCAGAAGAAGGAACCTGTGGTTCGTCGGGAGAAGGGAATTAGAGAAAGTTCTAAAAAGAACAAAACTGGTAGAAGTAGTTGTAATAACAAGAGTGTCCCGATGGGAGGGAGTTTGCAGAGAACTCAGACATTACCTACTTACATAGGAAGAGAAGGTGATAGAAACGAGTTTGACGATCAAGAGAGCGACGATTCGAGAATGGGATACTTGATCCGTGAAGCCATCGCAAGCTCTTCTTCTGGGTTTACTACTCCAACGAAACAGAATATTCCAAAG ATGTCAAGCATTCCAAGGCATAGACCACCGAGAAACTCGAGATCAGAAGAAGCTATTAAAGAAATGGCTGTCAAGTCACAAGGAAGTAAAACGCTGCGTAAGACGTTGAGCAGCATCGATACGAAAGAGATTATGCCGTTGAAGGAGTTGGACATTACTGAACCGGAGAAGAAAGTAGTAAGAGATGATGAAAAACAGAAGAGGGTCGTGAAAAGCCGGTCGGCAGTGGTTGTGGGACAGCCGATACCGGTTTGGGTTCCAAAGGATTCGAGAAGAGACATGAAAGCGCAAATAAAGTTTTGGGCTCGAACCGTGGATAGTAATGTTCGACAAGAATGTTAA
- the LOC106343968 gene encoding uncharacterized exonuclease domain-containing protein At3g15140 gives MASALSAFRVSISRISPFRARQFSYPATSGLAHTKRILCSSSHSVSSSPSPSDTYSSSSSLMETNENTRWRPMCLYYTHGKCTKMDDPAHLEVFNHNCSKELPVTAADLEGKKPQEFDFFLVLDLEGKVEILEFPVLIVDARTMQVVDLFHRFVRPTKMSEQAINKYIEGKYGEVGVDRVWHDTAIPFKQVVEEFEGWLAEHGLWGKETDGALNDAAFVTCGNWDIKTKIPEQCVVANINLPQYFMEWINLKDVYLNFYGREARGMVSMMRQCGIRLMGSHHLGIDDTKNITRVVQRMLADGAVFKITARRSKSNMRNVEFLFKNRIK, from the exons ATGGCGTCTGCTCTCTCTGCATTTAGGGTTTCGATATCTAGAATTAGTCCTTTCCGTGCTAGGCAGTTCTCTTATCCCGCGACTTCCGGTTTAGCCCATACCAAACGAATCTTGTGCAGCTCTTCGCATTCTGTATCTTCGTCTCCTTCTCCGTCTGATACTTATTCTTCTTCTTCTTCGTTGATGGAAACAAATGAAAACACGAGGTGGAGACCCATGTGCTTGTATTACACTCACGGGAAGTGCACAAAG ATGGATGATCCTGCCCATTTGGAAGTTTTCAACCATAATTGTTCCAAGGAGCTTCCAGTGACCGCTGCTGATCTCGAGGGAAAGAAACCACAAGAGTTCGACTTCTTCTTGGTTCTTGACTTGGAAGGAAAAGTTGAGATTCTTGAGTTTCCTGTTTTGATCGTTGACGCCAGAACCATGCAAGTCGTAGACTTGTTCCACAG GTTTGTGAGACCCACCAAAATGAGCGAGCAAGCAATTAACAAGTACATCGAAGGCAAGTATGGAGAAGTTGGTGTTGATCG AGTGTGGCATGACACAGCTATTCCATTTAAGCAAGTTGTTGAGGAGTTTGAAGGCTGGTTAGCTGAGCATGGCTTGTGGGGTAAAGAAACAGACGGGGCTCTGAATGATGCAGCTTTTGTAACCTG TGGAAACTGGGATATAAAGACAAAGATTCCCGAGCAATGCGTAGTGGCAAATATCAATCTTCCCCAATATTTCATGGAGTGGATAAATCTCAAAGACGTCTACTTGAACTTCTACGGACGTGAG GCCAGAGGAATGGTGTCAATGATGAGGCAATGTGGAATAAGGCTCATGGGAAGCCACCATCTAGGCATTGATGACACAAAGAACATCACGAGAGTGGTGCAACGGATGCTCGCTGACGGTGCAGTATTCAAGATCACAGCACGAAGGAGCAAGTCCAATATGAGAAACGTCGAGTTTCTGTTCAAGAACCGGATCAAGTAA